One stretch of Pigmentiphaga aceris DNA includes these proteins:
- a CDS encoding carboxylesterase/lipase family protein codes for MSLPLAHPACGAVRGIRTGQVSAWLGIPYAQPPVGTRRFLAPARARAWHDVRDARQFGQAAVQRHVAVVSKPFLGPSVGEDCLSLNIWSPAADGAKRPVMVWIHGGAFILGSARIYDGAQLAETGDMVVVTMNYRMGALGFVNFRGLTGDTRFASNPGLRDVMLALQWVRTNIEAFGGDPAQVTLAGSSAGSIMASLLMASDEAAQLFDGVILQSGTYDLVHSQEKSLAVAQAYLDVLEIQNGPDTLEKLQALDATKLLSAQAAVQRRLPGVLATVPWFDGELVPASIEAARSKTLRAMPMLAGVNRDETRMFELVPGPDLLPLKRDALTQFLRLHVGEESAAQVLALYPDQVAGNRQLATDLEFLMPTLQLAERHAEHSPTWLYRFDATHPMLGGAVHGLELSYLWNWTGALAMMARGGALTGDKAALAESMRAYWISFVRTGNPGTQWPAFNAVDRQTMVFDKVSQLVRDPDGARRAHWPMLIRAQ; via the coding sequence ATGAGCCTTCCTCTTGCACACCCTGCCTGCGGCGCGGTCCGTGGCATTCGTACCGGACAGGTCAGTGCCTGGCTGGGTATCCCATACGCCCAGCCCCCTGTGGGCACCCGCCGTTTTCTGGCACCAGCGCGTGCCAGGGCCTGGCATGACGTTCGCGATGCGCGGCAGTTTGGCCAAGCCGCGGTGCAACGCCATGTAGCGGTCGTCAGCAAACCCTTTCTTGGCCCCAGCGTGGGTGAAGATTGCCTGAGCCTGAATATCTGGTCGCCGGCGGCAGATGGTGCCAAGCGGCCAGTGATGGTGTGGATTCATGGCGGGGCCTTCATCCTGGGCAGCGCAAGAATCTACGACGGCGCGCAGCTTGCCGAAACCGGCGATATGGTGGTCGTGACCATGAACTATCGGATGGGTGCGCTTGGCTTCGTGAATTTCCGTGGCCTGACTGGCGACACGCGTTTTGCCAGCAACCCCGGCCTGCGTGATGTGATGCTTGCCCTGCAATGGGTGCGCACCAACATCGAGGCGTTCGGTGGCGATCCTGCGCAGGTCACGCTGGCGGGCTCGTCTGCCGGTTCGATCATGGCCTCGCTGCTGATGGCCAGTGACGAAGCCGCGCAATTGTTCGATGGCGTGATCCTGCAAAGCGGCACCTACGACCTGGTGCATTCGCAAGAGAAAAGCCTGGCGGTGGCGCAGGCTTATCTGGACGTGCTGGAGATTCAGAACGGGCCGGATACCCTGGAAAAACTCCAGGCCCTCGACGCGACGAAGCTGCTGTCGGCACAGGCCGCCGTGCAGCGCCGGCTGCCCGGCGTGTTGGCAACCGTGCCGTGGTTCGATGGTGAACTGGTGCCTGCATCGATTGAAGCCGCGCGCAGCAAGACCTTGCGCGCCATGCCCATGTTGGCAGGCGTGAATCGGGACGAAACCCGCATGTTCGAGCTGGTGCCGGGGCCTGACCTGTTGCCGCTGAAGCGGGATGCACTGACGCAGTTCCTGCGCCTGCATGTGGGTGAAGAAAGTGCTGCACAGGTATTGGCGCTGTACCCGGACCAAGTGGCGGGAAATCGGCAACTGGCAACCGATCTGGAATTCCTGATGCCCACGCTGCAATTGGCAGAGCGGCATGCTGAGCACAGCCCCACATGGCTGTACCGTTTCGATGCGACGCACCCGATGCTGGGCGGGGCCGTGCATGGGCTGGAACTGAGCTATCTGTGGAACTGGACCGGCGCGCTGGCCATGATGGCGCGGGGCGGTGCGCTGACGGGCGACAAAGCCGCGCTGGCGGAAAGCATGCGTGCGTACTGGATCAGCTTTGTGCGAACGGGCAATCCAGGAACGCAATGGCCTGCGTTCAATGCGGTCGATCGGCAGACCATGGTGTTTGACAAGGTGAGCCAGCTTGTACGTGATCCCGATGGGGCGCGACGCGCGCATTGGCCCATGCTGATCCGCGCACAATGA
- a CDS encoding MipA/OmpV family protein, translated as MTPSRAGRHAAALLVAATAALSVSTANAADPALKADQSAQWGIGLGVGLERKPYRGVGTDVTALPLLMYESRWLSVFGPGVALKLPSAGPVSFRLKAQYSGDGYESDDSDALRSMRERKGGFWFGGSATWQTGLANLTAEYLAAAGRSDGQRFKLQVDRAFQQGSFEFTPRLAAKWADDKYVNYYYGVRNDEVLSNRPFYQGKSSVNVELGLRVNYALASNQTVFVDMSAATLGSGIKDSPIVDRSTEAAVRFGYLYRF; from the coding sequence ATGACCCCCTCCCGTGCCGGCCGCCACGCAGCAGCACTGCTTGTTGCCGCGACCGCGGCGCTGTCTGTCTCGACGGCAAACGCCGCCGATCCCGCCTTGAAGGCAGACCAATCCGCGCAGTGGGGCATTGGCTTGGGGGTGGGCCTTGAACGCAAGCCCTATCGCGGCGTTGGTACTGATGTCACGGCCTTGCCCCTGCTGATGTACGAAAGCCGTTGGCTGAGTGTGTTCGGCCCTGGTGTGGCGCTGAAGCTGCCGTCTGCCGGCCCGGTGTCATTCCGACTGAAAGCGCAGTATTCGGGCGATGGCTACGAGTCGGACGATTCCGATGCGTTGCGGTCCATGCGCGAACGCAAGGGCGGCTTCTGGTTTGGCGGATCGGCTACCTGGCAGACTGGCTTGGCCAATCTGACGGCAGAATACCTGGCCGCTGCCGGCCGCAGTGACGGACAGCGATTCAAGCTTCAGGTGGATCGCGCCTTTCAACAAGGTTCATTCGAATTCACGCCTCGCCTGGCCGCCAAGTGGGCCGATGACAAGTACGTGAACTACTACTACGGCGTGCGCAACGACGAGGTCTTGTCGAACCGGCCCTTCTACCAGGGCAAGTCCAGCGTCAATGTCGAACTTGGGCTGCGTGTGAACTACGCGCTGGCATCGAACCAGACGGTGTTTGTCGACATGAGCGCGGCAACACTGGGCTCGGGAATCAAGGACAGCCCGATCGTGGATCGGTCGACGGAAGCCGCCGTGCGTTTCGGCTATCTTTACCGCTTCTGA
- a CDS encoding FadR/GntR family transcriptional regulator: MSALIATTTTAGTERAYQRLAAEILELIVSGEFTPGQRLPSERALADRFDVSRTSVREAIIALELQRAVEVRVGSGIYVCPPQDVSMAVAAPLPRETGAGPFELLRARCLIESEIAAMAATTRKDADLDRIFGALTTMGEQLMDKSANAEADRMFHLHIAEATGNSVLLHSVTSMWDQARGPIWAKIEQHFHTRALREASQADHQRIFQALVAADAQAARLAMRGHLERVIGEFAQAWR, from the coding sequence ATGTCCGCCCTCATCGCCACCACGACCACCGCCGGGACCGAGCGCGCCTATCAACGGCTGGCGGCTGAAATCCTCGAGCTGATCGTCAGCGGCGAATTCACGCCAGGCCAGCGCCTGCCGTCCGAGCGCGCACTGGCCGACCGTTTCGATGTCAGCCGCACCTCGGTCCGGGAAGCGATCATCGCCCTGGAATTGCAGCGGGCGGTCGAAGTCCGTGTCGGCTCGGGCATCTACGTCTGCCCGCCGCAAGACGTGAGCATGGCGGTGGCGGCCCCCCTGCCCCGCGAAACCGGGGCCGGCCCCTTCGAGCTGCTGCGTGCACGCTGCCTGATCGAATCCGAAATCGCCGCCATGGCGGCGACCACCCGCAAAGATGCCGATCTCGACCGCATCTTCGGCGCGCTCACCACCATGGGTGAGCAATTGATGGACAAAAGCGCCAACGCCGAAGCGGACCGCATGTTCCACCTGCACATTGCCGAAGCCACTGGCAACAGCGTGCTGCTGCACAGCGTGACCTCGATGTGGGATCAGGCACGCGGCCCGATCTGGGCCAAGATCGAACAGCACTTCCACACTCGCGCCTTGCGCGAAGCATCTCAGGCCGATCACCAACGCATCTTCCAGGCGCTTGTCGCCGCCGACGCGCAAGCCGCGCGACTGGCCATGCGCGGCCATCTGGAACGCGTGATCGGTGAATTCGCCCAGGCATGGCGCTGA
- a CDS encoding L-idonate 5-dehydrogenase has translation MLNCEIHGARDLRIGDIHVPSLGPTQVRVAVKAVGICGSDLHYYRHGRVGDFVIREPLTPGHEASGQVMEVGDAVTSVKPGDRIAINPARTCGQCKYCRMGASNHCVNVHFFGSASRFPHMQGAMREQVVVEDYQCLPVPDSVSFEIAAFGEPLAVALHAVQQAGNLLGKSVLVTGGGPIGALIIMAARLAGASQVTIVDIVDQTLQACAKVGASHTINAATDPDAIAALSVGKGSIDVCFEASGSYAGLANCIRVTRAYGTIVQVGTLGGNSDGCPFNQIMVKSLSLVGSFRFIDEYAWAIDYLSRGALDVSPLLTATLPIERADEAFQLAGDRTQSMKVVVTL, from the coding sequence ATGCTGAATTGTGAAATTCACGGTGCCCGCGATCTGCGCATCGGCGATATCCACGTCCCGTCACTTGGCCCTACCCAGGTTCGCGTTGCAGTCAAGGCCGTGGGCATCTGCGGGTCTGACCTGCACTACTACCGGCATGGCCGCGTAGGCGACTTTGTCATCCGCGAACCGCTTACGCCGGGTCACGAGGCCTCGGGCCAGGTCATGGAAGTGGGCGACGCAGTCACCAGCGTCAAACCCGGTGACCGCATCGCGATCAACCCAGCCCGCACCTGCGGTCAGTGCAAGTATTGCCGCATGGGTGCATCCAACCACTGCGTGAACGTGCACTTCTTCGGCAGCGCCAGCCGCTTCCCGCACATGCAGGGCGCGATGCGCGAACAGGTGGTGGTCGAGGACTATCAATGCCTGCCGGTCCCCGACAGCGTGTCCTTCGAGATCGCCGCATTCGGTGAACCGCTGGCCGTGGCGCTGCATGCCGTACAGCAAGCCGGCAACCTGCTCGGCAAGTCGGTATTGGTGACAGGCGGCGGGCCGATCGGCGCGCTGATCATCATGGCGGCACGGCTTGCCGGTGCCAGCCAGGTGACCATCGTCGATATCGTCGATCAGACCTTGCAGGCCTGCGCAAAGGTCGGTGCCAGCCACACCATCAATGCCGCCACCGACCCCGATGCGATTGCTGCATTGTCAGTCGGCAAGGGCAGCATCGACGTGTGCTTCGAAGCCTCCGGCAGCTATGCCGGCTTGGCCAACTGCATCCGTGTCACGCGCGCCTACGGCACCATCGTGCAAGTGGGCACGCTGGGCGGCAACAGCGACGGCTGCCCGTTCAACCAGATCATGGTGAAAAGCCTGTCGCTGGTCGGCAGCTTCCGCTTCATCGACGAATACGCCTGGGCCATCGACTACCTCAGCCGCGGTGCGCTGGATGTCTCGCCGCTGCTGACCGCCACCCTGCCGATCGAACGTGCGGACGAAGCCTTCCAGCTCGCCGGCGACCGAACGCAGTCCATGAAAGTCGTCGTCACCCTCTAG
- a CDS encoding response regulator transcription factor: protein MHLLLVEDDAMLAEAICDGARQNAWRIDHVSDAAAANLALIDHAYTAVLLDVGLPRESGLTVLKTMRNRYDATPVLFLTARAELSERIRGLDAGADDYIVKPFQFDELWARLRSVIRRTQGRVVPVLSYRDIVLDRSKRSVTRNGERVALSAHEYRTLLALLERPGHAVTREHLQDVVYGGSSTIESNTIAVFIHQLRRKLGDDVIVTVHGHGYMVGESQS from the coding sequence GTGCACCTGCTGCTTGTAGAAGACGATGCCATGCTCGCCGAAGCGATCTGCGATGGCGCGCGCCAGAATGCCTGGCGCATCGACCATGTCAGCGATGCGGCCGCGGCCAATCTGGCGCTGATCGACCACGCCTACACGGCAGTTCTGCTTGATGTGGGCCTGCCACGCGAGTCGGGCCTGACCGTGCTGAAAACCATGCGCAATCGCTATGACGCCACGCCTGTGCTGTTCCTGACCGCGCGCGCAGAATTGAGCGAACGGATTCGCGGGCTGGATGCAGGTGCGGACGACTACATCGTCAAACCCTTCCAGTTCGACGAGCTGTGGGCGCGGCTGCGCTCGGTCATTCGTCGCACGCAAGGCCGGGTGGTGCCAGTGCTCAGTTACCGCGACATCGTGCTGGATCGCAGCAAGCGTTCAGTCACGCGCAATGGCGAACGTGTTGCGCTCAGCGCCCATGAATACCGCACCTTGCTGGCCTTGCTGGAACGCCCTGGGCATGCGGTCACGCGTGAACATCTGCAGGATGTGGTCTACGGCGGGTCGAGCACCATCGAAAGCAACACCATTGCGGTATTCATTCACCAGCTGCGTCGCAAGCTGGGTGACGACGTGATCGTGACCGTGCATGGTCACGGCTACATGGTTGGTGAGTCGCAGTCGTGA
- a CDS encoding ATP-binding protein produces the protein MLTVMTFTILLCWVCALGGLMTYTSQSQTSVWDTKLQAIATRIMLVIPADKVGDMQDPPSVDGQIPGDVTQARLKLREDALDASEKQNSLNFQIWENGKRLIGRTPNAPATPLQPSFVDGFSSVTIDGQRWRVFSLSDSTNSVFVQVANLHSLIDREMRHEAFTALGITTALLVFVGFLMACAVRKSLEPIKDLDSAVRARHKFDLTPLPAVPLPTELQPLVASFNHLLKQLDQAIEGERRFIGDAAHELRTPLSALQAHGQIALRASTVEAKDAALVKLLAVAQRSTRLSDQLLDLARLDAGVNVSHQGTSDLSELLVYVAHEFDIHAQQNGRSISLAPEPCRIACNVDEIGILLRNLIDNALRYTTPGGRVRVSCGYGQSTGSTPGEHVFLEVADDGPGVPQSEHAHIFERFHRVPGSGGRGSGIGLSLVAGIAQLHNAVIHTGTGLDERGFRVRVQFPMPPDTER, from the coding sequence ATGCTGACGGTGATGACGTTCACCATCCTGTTGTGCTGGGTGTGCGCGCTGGGCGGGCTGATGACCTACACCTCGCAGAGCCAGACCAGCGTCTGGGACACCAAGCTTCAGGCCATCGCCACACGCATCATGCTGGTGATTCCGGCCGACAAGGTGGGCGACATGCAAGACCCGCCGAGCGTCGATGGCCAGATACCCGGCGACGTCACCCAGGCGCGTCTGAAGCTGCGTGAAGATGCGCTGGATGCCAGCGAGAAACAGAACTCGCTGAATTTCCAGATATGGGAAAACGGCAAACGTCTGATCGGCCGCACTCCGAATGCCCCCGCCACACCGCTGCAACCCAGCTTTGTCGACGGCTTTTCCAGCGTGACCATCGACGGTCAGCGCTGGCGCGTGTTTTCGCTGTCGGACTCGACCAACAGCGTATTCGTGCAGGTCGCAAACTTGCATAGCCTGATCGACCGCGAAATGCGCCACGAAGCGTTCACCGCGCTGGGCATCACCACCGCCCTGCTGGTCTTTGTCGGCTTCCTGATGGCGTGCGCAGTGCGCAAGTCGCTGGAACCCATCAAGGACCTGGACAGCGCCGTCCGGGCACGTCACAAATTCGATCTGACACCGCTGCCTGCCGTGCCCCTGCCCACCGAGTTGCAGCCGCTGGTGGCCTCGTTCAATCACCTGCTCAAACAGCTGGATCAGGCGATCGAGGGAGAACGCCGCTTCATTGGCGATGCCGCACACGAGCTACGTACCCCCCTGTCTGCACTGCAGGCGCACGGGCAGATTGCCTTGCGCGCCAGCACAGTGGAAGCCAAGGATGCGGCCCTGGTGAAACTGCTGGCCGTGGCACAGCGCAGCACCCGCCTGTCAGACCAGTTGCTGGACCTGGCGCGTCTGGATGCGGGGGTGAATGTCTCGCATCAGGGCACCTCCGACCTGAGCGAATTGCTGGTGTATGTCGCACATGAATTCGACATTCACGCACAGCAGAACGGCCGCTCGATCAGCCTGGCACCCGAACCCTGCCGCATTGCCTGCAACGTCGATGAGATCGGCATCTTGCTGCGCAACCTGATCGACAATGCGCTGCGCTATACCACCCCGGGTGGACGCGTGCGGGTCAGTTGCGGGTATGGCCAATCCACCGGATCGACGCCAGGCGAACATGTGTTCCTGGAAGTTGCCGATGACGGCCCGGGTGTGCCCCAGTCGGAACACGCACACATCTTCGAGCGTTTCCACCGGGTACCCGGCAGTGGCGGGCGCGGCAGCGGTATCGGCCTGTCGCTGGTGGCAGGCATTGCGCAGCTGCACAACGCCGTCATCCATACCGGCACGGGCCTGGACGAACGTGGATTCCGGGTCCGTGTGCAGTTCCCGATGCCACCGGACACCGAACGCTGA
- a CDS encoding alpha/beta hydrolase: MQGMTRWRKADTRTDPAASAGLSGLSRGGKVGVLMTVALLAALVAGCAAPPPKVAPPMIAERITPLGQSSFDAYLRETTDWVTRQRNFQTADHASELAWNAPREWRPAAAPRAGVLLVHGLGDSPWSFSDIGEDLAARGYLVRSVLLPGHGTKPADLIDVRLADWQRLVREQVALMRQDVPQVYLGGFSTGANLVAEYALDDEQVRGLLLFSPAFKSNVSFDWFSPLLAHVKTWLREPSVANVQQTPQRYLNVPTNGFAQFYRGSVTVRDKMASKAYDKPTLVVVSQHDSVVDVGYVLKTFQQRFTHSASRMIWYGALPAADATPRVLTRSDRIPEANISEFSHMGVLFSPRNPVYGSAGTQRLCWNGQDSADLDACLAGAPVWYSDWGYREAGKVHARLTFNPYFDWQASVMAAVMEQSDGAGNASQ; the protein is encoded by the coding sequence ATGCAAGGTATGACACGGTGGCGCAAGGCCGACACGCGGACAGATCCTGCCGCGTCGGCTGGTCTGTCTGGTTTGTCGCGTGGGGGCAAGGTTGGCGTTTTGATGACGGTGGCGTTGCTTGCCGCACTGGTTGCAGGCTGCGCCGCACCCCCGCCAAAGGTCGCGCCGCCAATGATCGCCGAGCGCATCACGCCCCTGGGGCAGTCCAGCTTCGATGCCTACCTGCGCGAGACCACGGACTGGGTAACACGACAGCGCAACTTCCAGACCGCCGACCATGCCAGCGAACTGGCGTGGAATGCCCCGCGCGAATGGCGACCGGCTGCTGCGCCACGCGCGGGTGTGCTGCTGGTGCATGGGCTGGGCGATTCGCCGTGGTCGTTTTCCGATATCGGGGAAGACTTGGCGGCGCGTGGTTATCTGGTGCGCTCTGTGCTGCTGCCCGGTCATGGCACCAAGCCCGCCGATCTGATCGACGTGCGTCTTGCCGACTGGCAGCGCCTGGTGCGCGAACAAGTCGCGCTGATGCGGCAGGACGTGCCGCAGGTGTATCTGGGCGGGTTCTCGACGGGCGCGAATCTGGTGGCGGAATACGCGCTGGATGATGAGCAGGTGCGTGGTCTGCTGCTGTTCTCGCCGGCCTTCAAATCCAATGTCAGTTTTGACTGGTTCAGCCCGCTGCTGGCCCATGTGAAAACCTGGCTGCGTGAACCAAGCGTTGCCAACGTTCAGCAGACACCACAGCGTTATCTGAACGTGCCCACCAACGGCTTCGCCCAGTTCTATCGGGGCAGCGTGACCGTGCGCGACAAGATGGCGAGCAAGGCCTACGACAAACCAACGCTTGTCGTGGTCAGTCAGCACGACTCAGTGGTCGACGTGGGCTACGTGTTGAAGACGTTTCAGCAGCGCTTTACTCACTCGGCCAGCCGCATGATCTGGTACGGGGCCTTGCCCGCTGCCGATGCCACGCCACGTGTGCTGACCCGCAGCGATCGCATACCCGAGGCGAATATCAGCGAGTTCTCGCACATGGGCGTGTTGTTCTCGCCGCGCAATCCGGTCTACGGCAGCGCCGGCACGCAGCGCCTGTGCTGGAACGGTCAGGATAGCGCCGACCTGGACGCGTGTCTGGCGGGTGCGCCGGTCTGGTATTCGGACTGGGGCTATCGCGAGGCTGGCAAGGTGCACGCGCGGCTGACCTTCAATCCCTACTTCGATTGGCAGGCGAGTGTGATGGCGGCTGTGATGGAACAGAGCGACGGGGCGGGCAACGCGTCGCAGTAG
- a CDS encoding amino acid ABC transporter permease translates to MEFDFSPIVDNWRFFASGLGVTIALSAIAALTSILLGLVITLFRLYGPRWLRPFLVFYIDTMRSIPVLVVLVWIYFAFPLLAGVTFPPFWAALVGLTLHIAAYAAEVIRAGIESVRPGQTRAGLALGMSRAQILRKIILPQATIRMLPAFGSVLTIAIKDTAIATVIAVPEIMHRSEIVAGQSYRPIEVFTVAMIAYFLILFPVTRGVDRLYHRLAHLGRS, encoded by the coding sequence ATGGAATTCGATTTTTCACCGATCGTGGACAACTGGCGTTTCTTTGCCAGTGGCCTCGGCGTCACCATCGCACTCAGTGCGATCGCCGCCCTGACCAGCATCCTGCTCGGCCTCGTCATCACCTTGTTCCGGCTGTACGGCCCGCGCTGGTTGCGACCCTTCCTGGTGTTCTACATCGACACCATGCGGTCCATCCCGGTGCTGGTGGTGCTGGTCTGGATCTACTTTGCCTTCCCGCTGCTGGCTGGTGTCACCTTCCCACCCTTCTGGGCAGCGCTGGTGGGCCTGACGCTGCACATCGCCGCCTACGCGGCTGAAGTGATCCGCGCCGGTATCGAATCGGTGCGACCCGGACAGACCCGCGCCGGCCTGGCGCTCGGCATGTCGCGCGCCCAGATCCTGCGCAAGATCATCTTGCCGCAGGCCACCATCCGCATGCTGCCGGCCTTCGGCTCGGTGCTGACGATTGCCATCAAGGACACCGCGATCGCCACCGTGATCGCCGTGCCGGAAATCATGCACCGCTCGGAAATCGTGGCGGGTCAAAGCTATCGCCCGATCGAAGTGTTCACCGTGGCAATGATTGCGTACTTCCTGATCCTGTTCCCGGTTACCCGCGGCGTTGATCGTCTGTACCACCGACTCGCACACCTGGGGCGCTCATGA
- a CDS encoding substrate-binding periplasmic protein, producing the protein MKKTFTLAIAAALLGTALSANAQTPPAEGVSPRIDAIRKAGVLRVGVVNNPPWLAQNTTGTGEAWEGSSWMLGKEFAKLLGVKIQPVPVSHETKVPALIANQMDIMIGPLNQNAERAKIIDFVTFSNTSVCMIGLASNPKFTNAKTVEDFNNPDITMAYFSGAGEEPLVKEHFAKAKLRAVTNSGSVAPIEEILAGRSDVAPLNRMLWPNISRKVKGLAVFPKENDCQDSKIFLIDSGMGVGKNQPEYLAWLREVEKRMHPQLVEEERRMTQNLK; encoded by the coding sequence ATGAAAAAAACCTTCACCCTGGCGATTGCCGCAGCCCTGCTCGGCACCGCCCTGTCCGCCAACGCGCAAACCCCGCCGGCCGAGGGCGTCAGCCCCCGCATCGACGCCATCCGCAAGGCTGGCGTGCTGCGCGTCGGCGTGGTCAACAACCCGCCCTGGCTTGCGCAGAACACCACGGGCACCGGCGAAGCCTGGGAAGGCTCGTCGTGGATGTTGGGCAAGGAATTTGCCAAATTGCTGGGCGTGAAGATCCAACCGGTGCCGGTCAGCCATGAGACCAAGGTCCCGGCACTGATCGCCAATCAGATGGACATCATGATCGGGCCGCTGAACCAGAACGCCGAGCGCGCCAAGATCATCGACTTCGTCACCTTCTCGAACACCAGCGTCTGCATGATCGGCCTGGCATCGAACCCCAAATTCACCAACGCCAAGACGGTCGAGGACTTCAACAATCCCGACATCACCATGGCCTACTTCTCGGGTGCTGGCGAAGAGCCGCTGGTGAAGGAACACTTTGCCAAGGCCAAGCTGCGCGCCGTGACCAATTCCGGCTCGGTGGCTCCGATCGAGGAAATCCTGGCAGGCCGCTCGGATGTCGCGCCGCTGAATCGCATGCTGTGGCCGAACATCAGCCGCAAGGTCAAGGGCCTGGCGGTGTTCCCGAAGGAAAACGATTGCCAGGACAGCAAGATCTTCCTGATCGACTCGGGCATGGGCGTAGGCAAGAACCAGCCTGAATACCTGGCATGGCTGCGTGAAGTGGAAAAGCGGATGCACCCGCAGCTGGTCGAGGAAGAGCGTCGCATGACGCAGAACCTCAAGTAA